In Nicotiana tabacum cultivar K326 chromosome 11, ASM71507v2, whole genome shotgun sequence, a single window of DNA contains:
- the LOC107809379 gene encoding protein disulfide-isomerase, giving the protein MTHTNFRHRGRLSSTRRREMRGILVIVAAFLLVAWVAAEGEKEYVLTLDRSNLTETIAKHNFIVLEFYAPWCGHCKSLAPEYEKAAAELSSHDPPIVLAKYDASDEANRALATQYEIQGFPTIKILRDGGKKVQDYNGPREADGIVAYLKKQAGPASPEIKSKEDAANLIDEKKIFVVGIFPEASGEKFENYLTLAEKLRAEISFAHTVDAKLLPRGSPVDKPTLRLLKPFDELFVDFEDFQVDAMEKFIAEASIPVVTVFDNDPNNNEYVNKFFDGTNSKALLFVNFSSELEAFKSKYNDVAKLYKGEGVSFLLGDVEAGEGAFEYFGLKPEQAPLIIIMGTDDQKYLKDHVEPDAIAAWLKDYKDGKLKPYVKSQPIPETNDEPVKVVVRDTLQDMVFNSGKNVLLEFYAPWCGHCKKLAPILDEVAVSFESDPDVLIAKLDATLNDLPKDQFDVQGFPTMYFRSASGKLSQYDGDGTKEALIEFIEKNRDKPVQSDSAKTDSAKDEL; this is encoded by the exons ATGACTCACACCAACTTCAGACACAGAGGGAGATTATCGAGTACGAGGAGAAGAGAAATGAGGGGCATTTTGGTAATTGTAGCAGCATTTCTTCTTGTAGCTTGGGTTGCTGCAGAAGGGGAAAAGGAGTATGTGTTGACTTTGGACCGTTCTAACCTCACTGAAACTATTGCCAAGCACAACTTCATCGTCCTTGAATTCTATGCTCCTTG GTGTGGGCACTGTAAGAGTCTTGCTCCTGAG taTGAAAAAGCTGCCGCAGAGTTGAGCAGTCACGACCCTCCAATTGTTCTAGCTAAGTATGATGCTAGTGATGAAGCAAATAGAGCACTTGCAACGCAGTATGAGATCCAGGGTTTCCCTACTATTAAGATCTTGCGGGATGGAGGAAAGAAAGTTCAAGATTATAACGGACCTCGTGAAGCTGATGGTATTGTAGCCTATTTGAAGAAACAAGCGGGTCCTGCATCTCCTGAAATCAAATCGAAGGAGGATGCTGCAAACCTTATTGATGAGAAAAAGATCTTTGTT GTTGGTATATTTCCAGAAGCCTCTGGAGAAAAATTTGAGAACTATCTAACACTAGCTGAAAAACTACGAGCTGAGATCAGTTTTGCTCACACTGTTGATGCTAAACTCCTCCCTCGGGGTAGTCCAGTCGATAAGCCCACTCTTCGTCTTCTAAAGCCATTTGATGAACTCTTTGTTGATTTTGAG GATTTTCAAGTCGATGCTATGGAGAAGTTCATTGCAGAAGCTAGTATTCCTGTTGTTACTGTTtttgacaatgacccaaacaacaaTGAGTATGTTAACAAGTTTTTTGATGGCACCAATTCCAAG GCCTTGCTATTTGTGAACTTCAGCTCTGAGCTTGAGGCTTTCAAGTCCAAGTACAACGATGTAGCCAAGCTTTATAAGGGGGAAGGAGTGAGCTTTCTCTTGGGTGATGTTGAGGCTGGTGAAGGTGCTTTTGAG TATTTTGGACTGAAGCCCGAACAGGCACCTTTGATCATAATAATGGGCACTGATGATCAAAAGTATCTTAAGGATCATGTCGAACCTGATGCTATTGCTGCGTGGTTGAAGGATTACAAG GACGGAAAATTGAAGCCATATGTAAAATCACAGCCCATCCCTGAAACCAATGACGAACCTGTTAAGGTGGTTGTTAGAGATACCCTCCAGGATATGGTTTTCAACTCAGGGAAAAACG TACTGTTAGAGTTCTACGCACCTTGGTGTGGCCACTGCAAGAAGCTAGCTCCAATTTTGGATGAAGTGGCCGTATCGTTTGAAAGTGATCCAGATGTTCTGATTGCAAAACTG GATGCAACCCTGAATGATCTCCCAAAAGATCAATTCGATGTTCAGGGATTCCCTACCATGTACTTCAGATCTGCCTCCGGTAAATTGTCACAGTATGATGGTGATGGAACAAAAGAGGCACTCAtcgaatttattgaaaagaatcGCGACAAGCCTGTTCAGTCAGACTCTGCCAAAACCGATTCAGCAAAGGATGAACTATAG